From one Bradyrhizobium sp. Ash2021 genomic stretch:
- a CDS encoding DUF3734 domain-containing protein: MMEVSSRQKHIQYSSRTRAMTDHAMRMQKMRQALQRTIEKLPKSAKEDPEFRAIADMARHCSCNIIHLIYQSKIYEGQSKDYEFGLSAMRAHWQSGLDDIRRTLADPRRLEPPAPELGIVTHDVHRRD, translated from the coding sequence ATGATGGAAGTGTCGAGCCGGCAGAAGCACATTCAATATTCAAGCCGTACGCGCGCCATGACGGACCATGCGATGCGAATGCAGAAGATGCGTCAGGCGTTGCAGCGGACGATTGAAAAGCTGCCGAAAAGCGCAAAGGAGGATCCGGAATTCCGCGCCATCGCGGACATGGCGCGCCATTGCTCCTGCAACATCATTCACCTGATCTACCAATCCAAGATCTACGAGGGCCAGTCAAAGGACTACGAATTCGGCCTGAGCGCGATGCGCGCCCATTGGCAGAGCGGGCTGGACGACATCCGACGCACGCTGGCCGACCCGCGGCGCCTGGAACCGCCGGCTCCCGAGCTCGGCATCGTCACCCATGACGTCCATCGCCGAGATTGA